Proteins from a genomic interval of Quercus robur chromosome 9, dhQueRobu3.1, whole genome shotgun sequence:
- the LOC126700942 gene encoding uncharacterized protein LOC126700942 — MDREQEEMQFLGLFGIYKEAYKIMYSWRRLLGQISLTLILPLSVIFLGHMEVSEVLTSKIHHNTIVLEDTRAGSPTYNKVSDVLSSEWTTFFLFKAAYFTIFLILSLLSTSAVVYTIACTYTGREVDFKKVMSVVPKVWKRLMVTFLCSYAFFLVYNILAAVIIFVIYRAGIWSAMASIAIFIVFSILYLVGFVYITIVWQLASVVTVLEDAFGFRAMIKSKALIQGKMGVATLTVLYFVCKSYHHENIDKSALKDHLEVYLGEYVPLTAKDVQLE; from the exons ATGGATAGGGAACAAGAAGAGATGCAATTTCTCGGTCTCTTTGGTATCTACAAAGAAGCTTACAAGATCATGTACTCATGGAGGAGACTCTTAGGCCAAATCAGCTTGACCTTAATCCTTCCTCTGTCCGTAATCTTCCTGGGTCATATGGAAGTATCTGAGGTTTTAACCTCAAAGATCCACCACAACACAATTGTCTTGGAGGATACTCGAGCTGGGTCTCCTACATACAACAAAGTCTCCGATGTTCTCTCTTCAGAATGGaccactttttttcttttcaaagcTGCATACTTTACTATCTTCCTCATCCTTTCACTCCTCTCTACCTCAGCTGTGGTTTACACCATCGCATGTACTTACACAGGCCGTGAAGTCGATTTCAAAAAGGTTATGAGTGTTGTCCCAAAGGTTTGGAAGAGGCTTATGGTCACGTTTTTGTGTTCTTACGCATTCTTCCTCGTTTACAACATTCTGGCTGCTGTGATCATCTTCGTTATTTATAGGGCTGGAATTTGGTCAGCCATGGCTTCTATTGCCATATTCATTGTTTTTTCGATCTTGTACCTTGTGGGGTTTGTGTATATAACCATAGTTTGGCAATTGGCTAGCGTTGTGACCGTGTTAGAAGACGCTTTTGGATTTCGGGCCATGATTAAGAGCAAGGCACTTATACAGGGAAAGATGGGTGTGGCTACTTTG ACAGTGCTCTATTTCGTTTGCAAGTCCTACCACCATGAAAATATAGACAAGTCAGCCCTCAAGGATCATCTTGAAGTTTATCTAGGGGAGTATGTTCCTTTGACGGCCAAGGATGTTCAGCTCGAGTAA